GGGAGAAGAGGTCGTGGAGTCCTTTGAATATGGTGATTTATCCATAAATGATGAGGCTTCACTTCAGGATCTCGGCGACGAAGGTCTATTTATTTTTGATTATTATAATGCAATCCTAACACGCATTAAGGCTGGGTATTTTGAAACTACAGAGCTCAAAACTATTCTGCCGGAGACTAGAATACTTGCGATAAATGTTACCGACTCCAACACCTTCTACGCCAGTACAACGTCAGGCACCTATAGAATTGATAATAAAAAAGCAACATCACTTAATAAGGATAGTAGGGGGCTGTTTATCGATAAAAATAATTTTGTCTGGAACATCACTGATAAAGGTATAAAAAAGAGCAAGGGTACCCTTACGCTGGAATTTGAAAACTCTTCTTTGTTCAATAATTCAATAGGGCTTACGCTCAAGAGCGATAACAATGATCATACCTGGATCGCGGTTAAAAGTTTAATTGGGAGGTTTGATGAGACGATCAAAACCTATAACAACCTATTCGATGGCGGGGATAACACATCACGAATCATAAATCTGTATCAGGCAAGAAATAGTGATATATATCTGGGCACCTTAACTAAGGGGTTAATCCATTTTGATGGAACTACGATTACCCAATACGACTTTCTCAAAAAGCAGACGAAGGATAGCCGTGAAAACCGTATACTTTCAATTGCAGAAGATCCAGAAGGTAATATTTGGTTTACACAGTTTGGCGGGAGGCTGACAAAATTCGACGCTGAGTTTTTCCAATCCTATGATCTGGATGCATTTTTATCTAAAATATATCACGTTGATTCGGCAGGGACGTTTTGGTTAGATATCTGGGATCAGGATTTTAAAAAGGGAGGTCTCTATAAATTCGACGGCAAAGATTTCTTAAAAGTAACAACTCCATCAAAGATTGGTTTAAGGGCTACATCTGTATGTACAGATACCTCTGGCGCCGCCTGGATTGGTACTGGAGAGGCACTTTGGAAATTCGATAAAGGAATATTTACAAAATACACCACTCAGGACGGCCTGCCAAACGATTTCATCAATACTGTTCAGTCAGATGCCAAAGGAAACATTTGGATCGGAACAGATAACGGGTTAAGTATTTTTGATGGTAAGAAATTCAGAAATTATGGCAGACCTGAAGGCATAGTAGAAAAAATTATTGGAAGCATTATACCAGATTCGACTAACAATAAATTCTGGATAAAAGGCCAGTTTTCGGACTATCTTATAGCCGCTAGCTACAACGACCAAACCAAAGAACTCCAGGTAGAAACCTTTTCTGCTAACCAAGGTTTCCCTATTCCTTCCTATAATGCTTTTTTGGTAGATCAACAAGGGTTGATATGGATGTCCACAAATAGCGGTGATCTTGCAAGATTTGATTACCAAACCCTCAAGAAAAACAGTAACCCATTCCCAATCCACTTGAATACCATACTTGTCAATGGCGAATCCTTGGTTTGGTCCGAGCTAAATGAAAATTACTCAGAGGATAGTCTGATCTCAAAGACAGAAATGATTTCCCGGTTCGGAAAAGAGAAATCAACAGAGGAAATTGAGGCATTAAAAGAAACCTTTTCTTCCATAAGCTATGACAGTTTAATCCCTTTCGATTTTATACCGATAGGCCTGGAACTTCCTTTTTCAGCTAATTCATTAAGTTTTGAGTTTACAGCTATTGACCCTTTCTTCTCCAAAAGCACCCTATATCAGTATTACCTGGATGGTTTTGACAAAGCCTGGAGTCCTTTGAGCAAAAACAATACCGCCAATTTTGGCAACCTGATGGAGGGCAGTTATACCTTTCAGTTAAAGGCCCTGAACCCTTATGGCATCTGGAGTGAAATGAGCTATTCTTTCCGGGTGCTGCCTCCCTGGTACCGCACCTGGTGGGCGTATTTGTTGTATGCTTTCTTATTTTTTGGGGCCATTACAGGCTTTATCCGCTGGCGAACCAATAAGCTGAAAACCGAGAAGGCATTGCTGGAACAGGAAGTTTCACATCGAACTTCCGAACTGAAAGAATCCCTCGAACACCTCAAATCCACCCAGGCCCAACTCATCCAATCTGAAAAGATGGCCTCACTCGGAGAGCTGACTGCAGGCATTGCGCATGAGATCCAAAACCCGCTGAATTTTGTGAATAATTTTTCGGAAGTGAGTGCGGAGCTTTTGGATGAAGTTAAAGAGACAAGAACCAAGAGCCAAGAAACAAGACCAAGGACAGAGGAAGACGAAATCGAGGACGAGATTCTGGAGGACATAAAGAAAAACTTAGAAAAGATCAATCATCACGGCAAGCGTGCAGATGCCATTGTCAAAGGAATGCTGGAACACAGCAGGACGAGTACTGGTGAAAAAGCCCCGACCGACTTGAATGCCCTGGCGGATGAGTACGTCCGACTTTCCTATCATGGATTCAGAGCCAAAGACAAATCCTTCAATACAGACTATAAACTAGACCTCGACCCTAATCTACCAAAGGTAAATGTGGTGGCCTCGGATATCGGCAGGGTAATTCTGAACTTGGTAAACAATGCTTTTTACGCCTGTGCTGAGCGAGGTCGAAGTACAGTCAATGAAAAATCCAAGTCAGGTCCCGATAGTCATCGGGGAGAAGGCTATAAACCGGAGGTGATTGTCAGTTCAAGCAAGACTGAAAATGGAATTGAGATTTCTGTAAAAGACAATGGAAATGGAATTCCGGATTCGATCAAAGAAAAGATCTTTCAACCTTTTTTCACTACCAAACCAACAGGGTCTGGGACGGGATTGGGACTTTCTCTTTCTTACGACATTATCAAAGCGCATGGAGGAGAGTTGAGAGTCGTTAGCGAAGAAGGAAAAGGCACGGAAATGAAAATTATACTCCTAATCATAAAAGATTCATGATCTCCTTTTTACGCAAAATACTACTTTGTTTTTTACTGATCTTAAGCTTAGCTACTGGCTCTGCCTTCGCTCAGGATATCGAATATAAAGAGTTCTCTTACTCTGAATTCTTTCAAATGATGGAAGCCTCAAAGGATTCCATTTTTACCTATGAGAATGCGGTCATCACCTTTAATCCAGAAACAGATTCTGCGTTTATCAACGATTTGAACGACGGATTGGGTACCTATTCTATTCAAAAAAATGCTCCACAAAGGACGATAAAGGCTGAAATCCGATTGACTAACGTCCATTTTTTAAGTCAATTTGAAGGACAAAGTAACCTTATCTCAAATGGAGTAATACAACACATTGTTTTCGAAAAAAAAGTGAGGCTTAGGCATTGTGGTGAAATTACCTTTAACCAATGCACATTTAAAACAGGGATTGATGCAGTAGCAAATGGACCTGGACTCCAACATGCTTATAAGTCCTTTCCTGATATGGATGGGATCCAAATTTTCAATTCTACTTTTTATGATCAATCGCGATTCTTTCCGAGCTTTCTCCCAGGAGATAATATTACTACTTTAATTATTGGTCTTAGAAACAACATCTTTTACCTCAACGATAAGGAGAATGAAAGATATGGACGAAATATATTTATCTATGGGCGGGGCTCCTTCAATACCGTATTTGAGGGCAATCAACTCTACGGGAAGGGGAGAATATTTTTTACAACTCAAAATAACCAAGTGACCAGTTTTAGCAACAATCAACTGGACAGCGCGATTGCCGAGATACAAATTACAGATTTAATTGGTATCAATGAATTGGATATAACCAACAATGCATTTGGCCCCTATGTACAACTTTCTATCCAGGAGCTCAGCGCCAAATATAGAATAGGTTGGGACCAATTCGATGGCAAACTTATCAGCAATCGAGATTTTGTGGAGTATGGTAGTAGGTTTGAAAACATCACTTTTAACGATGAAAAACTGCTGGCACCTTATTACGATTCTATTCGAGTGGTAGACCAAGAGGTCTATCGAGGGGAAAATGCGATTAGAGGGATTCTCTATAATCACTACAGTGCCACGTTCGATCATGAAAACAAGAATGCGGTTTATATCGAAATCAAAAACCTGGAAACAGAAAGACTCAAATACCTTTACAATACAAATCCCACCTTCGATAACTTCTTTACTTTACAGATCAACCGCTTCTTAAAGGTCTTTTCCCTTTACGGAACGCGTCCTGCAAGAGCCATTATTTTTTCTGTTTATGTCATCCTGGCTTTTGCCTTGATCTACCTGTTTTTTCCAAACTCATGGGATAAATATGGCAAAAATCGGATTATGAATCGGTATAGATTTTTTACCAAGTATATGAATCAAGATGCCGGAATTCATGATGTGTATCTGGAAGAGCAACAGAAGGAAATGTTGGAAGCTGAAGATTTTAAAGCCTATATGCTCCAAGCAGAAAAATACATTCCCGGATTTTTCATAGCCACCGCAATGCCCCTTTATAAATGGGCCGTTTCAGGTACTCGACTTTCAGCTTTTTTGCTTAAACGCGTGGATATCATGAGAGGCACCTGGCAAGATCTTCCAACTCATAAACGCTTTTGGAAATCGGTTCTATTAATCGGGGCTTTTATCATTTCGGTGCTTTATGATTTGCTTATCAAAATCCTAAACGCCATCATGCTTTCCATTAATACCTTCACTACGCTAGGTTTTGGAGAGATTCCCATCAAGGGATTACCGCGATACCTGGCGATTATCCAGGGATTTATCGGCTGGTTTATGTTGACGATTTTCTCTGTTTCATTGATCTCTCAATTATTGAACTGATATGAAGAAGCTACTGATCCTTTTCTGTTTTCTTCCAGTAGCTCTTAGCGCTCAGGAAACTACCTATCGGTATTTCTCCTATACAGAGTTTTTTAAAATGATCGAAGAAGAAAAAGATTCAGTTTTCCGCTTCGAAAATGCCATTATCCAACCGGACCTGGAAAAGGATTCCCTTTTCATGCTGAAGCCATTCGGAATACCTGTTCGTGAAGAACTTTTGATTGTAGATAAAGAATTGATTTTAGACAATGTTCATTTTCAGAATCCCCTTTATTTTGGTCCGGGGAATTATTCACGGGGATATTTAGCTAAAATCCATTTCACCAAAAATGTAAGCATTCGTAATACCGCTGCACTACATTTCAGCAATTGTCAATTTGATGGTCCAGTCCAAATTGCAGGAACTGGATTTTTCTGTTCTTTATTGGACCAACTTGAGCAAGAGCAACAAGTCATTGACAATATCCGAATTGAAAATTCCGAGTTCCGCCAAGGTTTATCTTTATTTTTTAATTGCAACTATCAAGAATCCAAAGGAAATACATCTATCCAGCTTTCGGAGAATGTATTTTGGCCAAATGATGAGGGAAATATCACTAGGTTAAGAGGAAAAACCAGCCTTTCTGCCATAGGCCACCAATTTGGTGATTTTTTAATATATGAAAATGAGTTTAAAGAAGAGGGATTTGTTTTACTGATGACTTCTGGCAACCTGTTGGTAGTCTCCGAAAATAGGTTTGGAAACAGCCTACTAAATCTTATAACAGGAAGGCCGGAATCAAATTTCTTTCTTGATATCGAAAAAAATGAAATTTTTAAA
This window of the Aquiflexum balticum DSM 16537 genome carries:
- a CDS encoding sensor histidine kinase; this translates as MIKNTLFIALIASALSCTKAPETENEPISEKQLGITFKDSFPEPEIVQFKLGPKIPKEAYIASQRKFSLEAEYGKEAVSSITPKDGLPPEGYPQLGFDKKGNVWINTSTSLQYDGSRFKEFDVIGTDLTTRSILIDKNDHLWIHGFKTANDSIEDRIMIFDGIRCKDVAGLKVKTKVSKTSLGLGMFAGADKSIWVINSLERKIMKYVGEEVVESFEYGDLSINDEASLQDLGDEGLFIFDYYNAILTRIKAGYFETTELKTILPETRILAINVTDSNTFYASTTSGTYRIDNKKATSLNKDSRGLFIDKNNFVWNITDKGIKKSKGTLTLEFENSSLFNNSIGLTLKSDNNDHTWIAVKSLIGRFDETIKTYNNLFDGGDNTSRIINLYQARNSDIYLGTLTKGLIHFDGTTITQYDFLKKQTKDSRENRILSIAEDPEGNIWFTQFGGRLTKFDAEFFQSYDLDAFLSKIYHVDSAGTFWLDIWDQDFKKGGLYKFDGKDFLKVTTPSKIGLRATSVCTDTSGAAWIGTGEALWKFDKGIFTKYTTQDGLPNDFINTVQSDAKGNIWIGTDNGLSIFDGKKFRNYGRPEGIVEKIIGSIIPDSTNNKFWIKGQFSDYLIAASYNDQTKELQVETFSANQGFPIPSYNAFLVDQQGLIWMSTNSGDLARFDYQTLKKNSNPFPIHLNTILVNGESLVWSELNENYSEDSLISKTEMISRFGKEKSTEEIEALKETFSSISYDSLIPFDFIPIGLELPFSANSLSFEFTAIDPFFSKSTLYQYYLDGFDKAWSPLSKNNTANFGNLMEGSYTFQLKALNPYGIWSEMSYSFRVLPPWYRTWWAYLLYAFLFFGAITGFIRWRTNKLKTEKALLEQEVSHRTSELKESLEHLKSTQAQLIQSEKMASLGELTAGIAHEIQNPLNFVNNFSEVSAELLDEVKETRTKSQETRPRTEEDEIEDEILEDIKKNLEKINHHGKRADAIVKGMLEHSRTSTGEKAPTDLNALADEYVRLSYHGFRAKDKSFNTDYKLDLDPNLPKVNVVASDIGRVILNLVNNAFYACAERGRSTVNEKSKSGPDSHRGEGYKPEVIVSSSKTENGIEISVKDNGNGIPDSIKEKIFQPFFTTKPTGSGTGLGLSLSYDIIKAHGGELRVVSEEGKGTEMKIILLIIKDS
- a CDS encoding potassium channel family protein, which gives rise to MMEASKDSIFTYENAVITFNPETDSAFINDLNDGLGTYSIQKNAPQRTIKAEIRLTNVHFLSQFEGQSNLISNGVIQHIVFEKKVRLRHCGEITFNQCTFKTGIDAVANGPGLQHAYKSFPDMDGIQIFNSTFYDQSRFFPSFLPGDNITTLIIGLRNNIFYLNDKENERYGRNIFIYGRGSFNTVFEGNQLYGKGRIFFTTQNNQVTSFSNNQLDSAIAEIQITDLIGINELDITNNAFGPYVQLSIQELSAKYRIGWDQFDGKLISNRDFVEYGSRFENITFNDEKLLAPYYDSIRVVDQEVYRGENAIRGILYNHYSATFDHENKNAVYIEIKNLETERLKYLYNTNPTFDNFFTLQINRFLKVFSLYGTRPARAIIFSVYVILAFALIYLFFPNSWDKYGKNRIMNRYRFFTKYMNQDAGIHDVYLEEQQKEMLEAEDFKAYMLQAEKYIPGFFIATAMPLYKWAVSGTRLSAFLLKRVDIMRGTWQDLPTHKRFWKSVLLIGAFIISVLYDLLIKILNAIMLSINTFTTLGFGEIPIKGLPRYLAIIQGFIGWFMLTIFSVSLISQLLN